A window from Chitinophaga filiformis encodes these proteins:
- a CDS encoding SusC/RagA family TonB-linked outer membrane protein, protein MEQNYTKTNSPLHKRYLMPVLLFLLFPFYVAAQNQVITGRVTDSLGNGIAGVTIAVKGTTVIANSDASGNFSIQAGKGVPLRASHVSYITKEVVPVGKTLTIILQQATNDLNNVVVIGYGTMKKKDLTGAISSIRPNKIADENPKTVQDIIRGTPGVSVGFDPSAKGGGTIRIRGQRSVYTDGGHNDPLLILDGMIFYGELSEINPDDIDQIDILKDASAAAIYGAKSANGVLIITTKKGKKGKPVINLTTNLGFSQMAANRKVFGPEEYMQYREDWYTAGTYGTNPATGVYEPYISETATAGKPGYYEMPTDKMLNKYGISIDQWRAYSTNTSGASDDRIRAERLGLQFTTLENYLQHKSFDWYKHSFRTGINQDYNLSVSGASDKINYYLSAGMLSNQGVVAGDNYRAVRSNLKVNGQVTDWLDISANVNFQDRSDGNIAVNWGSQITNNSPFAAYKDEDGNLEVHPMGDEMTASKGYNFDFNKQYMKLERGYTVLNTIFSAKVKLPFNIKYAFNVSPRYQWYYNRYFESSEHPDWLAINHGVDRNWSKRFDWSLNNTLSWEKIIAQKHTVNVTLVQEAENRQYWSDVINARNILPSDALGFHETGTGDPLNSSFNTDDSRETADGMLARVFYSYDDRYMLTASVRRDGYSAFGTSNPRATFFSTAIAWTFTNENFFKWNPLSNGKLRLSYGQNGNRSLANPYIALANLANGATTQGYVDANGNYAQYYYLRIDRMANPHLQWEKTTAYNAGLDLAFLNNRISTTLDYYFMPTTNMIMSQSLPDFSGFTSITTNLGEVQNKGFEMSVNMQNIKTRNFSWNSTFGFSKYKNTVKHLYYRYEDVLDASGNVVSSKESDDISNGWFIGQSISAIWNYRVTGIWQVNEAAEAARYGQRPGDPKVANNYTADDIKNTDGTTTAVYNNRDKEFLGQTTAPVMWSLRNDFTWKNFNLSFNIYSYWGNKSLSTAYLNQDNSVSQVTYNANTYEKKYWTLNNPSDFFGRLDARGPSGVAAPNRLFDRSFIRLDNLTIGFAMPQRLLSRAKIENLKIYATARNVAVWKKDKNWNYWDIETGDIAPRIYTIGLNLTL, encoded by the coding sequence ATGGAGCAAAATTATACAAAAACAAACTCTCCTTTGCATAAGAGGTATTTAATGCCTGTGTTATTGTTTTTACTGTTTCCCTTTTATGTCGCTGCACAAAACCAGGTGATAACAGGCCGGGTCACTGACTCCCTGGGAAATGGAATTGCCGGCGTTACAATCGCAGTCAAAGGAACTACCGTGATCGCAAATTCAGATGCATCCGGTAACTTCAGCATCCAGGCAGGCAAAGGAGTTCCGCTGAGAGCCTCGCACGTCAGCTATATCACCAAAGAGGTAGTGCCGGTTGGAAAAACTCTTACCATCATCCTGCAGCAAGCTACGAACGACTTAAACAATGTAGTCGTGATTGGCTATGGTACCATGAAGAAAAAAGATCTTACCGGGGCAATATCTTCCATTCGCCCTAATAAAATTGCAGATGAAAATCCTAAAACAGTACAGGACATCATCCGTGGTACACCCGGCGTAAGCGTAGGTTTCGATCCCTCTGCAAAAGGAGGAGGTACGATACGCATTCGTGGCCAGCGCTCAGTATATACTGATGGCGGACATAATGATCCTTTGCTCATACTGGATGGTATGATCTTTTACGGTGAATTGTCGGAAATAAATCCCGATGATATCGATCAGATTGACATCCTTAAAGATGCTTCTGCCGCTGCGATCTATGGCGCGAAATCCGCCAACGGTGTATTGATCATCACCACAAAGAAGGGCAAAAAAGGTAAGCCTGTTATTAACCTGACAACCAATCTCGGGTTTTCCCAAATGGCTGCCAACAGAAAGGTGTTTGGCCCCGAAGAATATATGCAATACCGCGAGGACTGGTATACTGCCGGCACCTATGGTACCAACCCTGCAACAGGCGTTTATGAACCATATATCTCCGAAACCGCTACCGCAGGTAAACCGGGATATTATGAAATGCCTACCGATAAAATGCTCAATAAATATGGTATCTCTATTGACCAATGGAGAGCCTATTCAACAAATACAAGTGGCGCATCCGATGACCGGATCCGGGCTGAACGTCTAGGTCTCCAGTTCACCACCCTGGAAAACTACCTGCAGCATAAATCCTTTGATTGGTATAAACATAGCTTTCGTACCGGCATTAACCAGGACTATAACCTGAGCGTATCCGGCGCCAGCGACAAAATTAATTACTATTTGTCTGCAGGCATGTTGTCTAATCAGGGAGTGGTGGCAGGTGATAATTACAGGGCAGTACGCTCCAACCTGAAAGTGAATGGGCAGGTGACTGACTGGCTGGATATCAGTGCCAATGTCAATTTCCAGGACCGGTCTGATGGAAATATTGCCGTGAACTGGGGATCACAGATCACTAACAACAGCCCTTTTGCGGCTTACAAAGATGAGGATGGAAACCTGGAGGTACACCCTATGGGCGATGAAATGACTGCCAGCAAAGGATATAATTTTGATTTCAATAAGCAGTATATGAAACTTGAAAGAGGCTATACTGTACTGAATACAATTTTCTCCGCTAAAGTAAAACTGCCTTTTAACATCAAATACGCTTTCAATGTTTCTCCCAGGTATCAATGGTATTACAACCGCTACTTTGAATCATCAGAGCACCCCGACTGGCTGGCCATTAATCATGGCGTAGACCGCAACTGGAGCAAACGTTTTGACTGGTCTTTGAATAATACCCTCAGCTGGGAAAAGATAATTGCACAAAAGCATACTGTCAATGTCACCCTGGTGCAGGAAGCAGAAAACAGGCAATACTGGAGCGATGTGATCAATGCACGGAATATCCTGCCCAGTGATGCACTGGGATTCCATGAAACGGGTACCGGCGACCCGCTTAACAGCAGTTTTAACACCGACGATTCTCGTGAAACGGCAGACGGTATGCTTGCACGTGTGTTTTACTCATACGATGATCGGTATATGTTAACCGCCTCTGTGCGGCGTGACGGCTACTCTGCATTTGGTACGTCTAATCCGCGGGCTACCTTTTTCTCAACAGCCATAGCCTGGACATTTACGAATGAAAACTTCTTTAAATGGAACCCATTGAGCAATGGTAAACTGCGTTTGTCCTATGGGCAGAACGGGAACAGGTCACTTGCTAATCCTTATATCGCACTGGCCAATCTTGCTAATGGCGCCACTACACAGGGATATGTCGATGCCAACGGCAATTATGCCCAATACTATTATCTGAGGATCGATCGTATGGCTAATCCTCATTTGCAATGGGAAAAGACCACCGCATACAATGCCGGATTAGACCTCGCCTTCCTGAATAACAGGATCAGCACAACACTCGATTATTATTTCATGCCCACAACAAATATGATCATGAGCCAGTCGCTGCCTGACTTTTCAGGATTTACCAGCATCACAACCAATTTAGGAGAAGTACAGAACAAAGGTTTTGAAATGTCCGTCAACATGCAAAATATAAAGACGCGCAACTTTAGCTGGAATTCCACATTTGGGTTTTCGAAATATAAAAACACTGTGAAGCACCTGTATTACCGCTACGAAGATGTATTAGATGCCAGTGGAAATGTGGTCTCCTCAAAAGAATCCGATGATATATCCAATGGATGGTTTATCGGTCAATCCATCAGTGCCATCTGGAACTACCGTGTCACAGGAATATGGCAGGTGAATGAGGCTGCTGAAGCTGCCAGGTATGGCCAAAGGCCTGGCGATCCTAAAGTCGCCAATAATTATACGGCAGACGATATTAAAAATACTGACGGAACAACAACAGCAGTGTATAATAACAGAGATAAGGAATTCCTGGGTCAGACAACAGCACCGGTTATGTGGTCATTGCGAAATGATTTTACCTGGAAAAACTTCAATCTCTCATTCAATATCTATTCTTACTGGGGCAATAAGAGCCTGAGCACTGCTTACCTGAACCAGGACAATAGTGTTTCCCAGGTTACCTATAATGCCAATACCTATGAAAAAAAATACTGGACGCTTAACAATCCCAGTGATTTCTTTGGGCGCCTCGATGCCAGAGGTCCTTCCGGTGTTGCCGCGCCTAACAGGCTTTTCGATCGGTCCTTTATCAGGTTGGATAACCTTACCATTGGGTTTGCAATGCCACAAAGGCTGCTTTCCCGGGCAAAGATCGAAAACCTGAAAATATACGCCACGGCACGCAATGTGGCTGTCTGGAAAAAAGATAAGAACTGGAACTACTGGGATATAGAAACCGGAGACATTGCGCCACGGATCTATACAATTGGATTAAACCTGACCCTCTAA
- a CDS encoding RagB/SusD family nutrient uptake outer membrane protein, which yields MKNYYIIIIFFLTIIAGCSKKYLDPDPLSFYEPEKTFSTKSGLDAAIAMCDKHLRSYWSYITTRDISVPINTEYMLSDMAVSGKTDDGSIFADVATRLTPTDGMYTNDVNMMSFFWGETYNGIKYANTITTFIDKVPGLNEATKHEYIGRAYFHRSFRYLALCFQFNNVPLITQIPSTPKQNYKSTSREAILEMITKDMEAAVQWVPDQSGMAYIGMINKGACRQLLIKCYLATGQWDKAIAQADTLINNSGYSLMTAPFGTFESPLEATWHITRNVIWDLHRPVNKCILANKEAILAMPNRDNTDAAIKMRSMRNWGPMWNISTLVSPAGKFMQCYASSSKSYQANLDFNSAVGRGIAMIRPTWFATQDLWYVNGINDTADLRHNSRVGNWARMDSLKYNDPSDAAYFGKNLRLYEGSKILCSDTIRNWFDWPHYKVFVNDPDHIGNAASNNNRGGAADWYCYRLAETYLLRAEAEFYKGDIGAATADVNVVRQRARCQQLCTTVTIGDIVNERARELWMEEWRHMELSRISYSLALSGKPDEWGNTYNAATLSDNSYWYQRIQHYSNYYNKNKVTVKGRSYTMAPHNIYWPIPQSAIDANLYGKLSQNPGYNGYTPGTEMWTKWEDAVNDEDKK from the coding sequence ATGAAAAATTACTATATAATAATAATTTTCTTCCTAACGATCATTGCTGGCTGTAGTAAGAAATACCTTGATCCGGATCCGTTATCTTTTTATGAGCCGGAAAAAACCTTCTCTACCAAATCAGGACTTGATGCGGCAATCGCGATGTGCGATAAACATTTGCGTAGCTACTGGAGCTACATTACAACAAGGGATATTTCAGTACCAATAAACACCGAGTATATGTTGTCAGACATGGCCGTATCCGGTAAAACAGATGATGGAAGCATCTTCGCAGATGTGGCTACGCGCCTTACACCTACAGATGGCATGTACACGAATGATGTGAACATGATGAGCTTTTTCTGGGGAGAGACTTACAATGGCATTAAGTATGCCAATACAATCACCACGTTTATTGATAAAGTACCCGGTCTGAATGAGGCAACAAAACATGAATACATCGGCAGGGCCTACTTCCACAGGTCATTCCGTTACCTGGCCTTGTGTTTTCAGTTTAACAATGTGCCGCTGATCACCCAGATTCCATCTACGCCAAAGCAAAACTATAAAAGCACCAGCCGGGAGGCGATCCTGGAAATGATCACCAAAGATATGGAAGCTGCCGTGCAATGGGTGCCCGACCAGTCCGGTATGGCTTATATAGGAATGATCAATAAAGGCGCCTGCCGTCAGCTGCTGATCAAATGCTATCTCGCCACCGGTCAGTGGGATAAAGCAATTGCACAAGCCGATACATTGATCAATAATTCAGGTTATTCATTAATGACAGCGCCATTTGGCACCTTCGAAAGTCCGCTGGAAGCCACCTGGCATATTACCCGGAACGTGATATGGGATCTGCACCGGCCTGTGAACAAATGTATCCTGGCAAATAAAGAAGCCATACTTGCAATGCCCAACCGTGATAATACAGATGCTGCCATAAAAATGCGCAGCATGCGTAACTGGGGCCCAATGTGGAATATATCTACCCTGGTCTCACCTGCAGGAAAATTCATGCAATGCTATGCATCATCAAGTAAATCCTACCAGGCTAATCTTGATTTTAATTCAGCTGTTGGTCGCGGTATAGCCATGATCCGGCCTACCTGGTTTGCAACACAGGACCTTTGGTACGTGAATGGAATAAATGATACGGCTGATCTCCGGCACAACAGCAGGGTGGGGAACTGGGCAAGAATGGATTCCCTGAAATATAATGATCCTTCCGATGCAGCGTATTTCGGTAAAAACCTGCGACTTTACGAAGGCAGTAAAATTTTGTGTTCAGACACCATCCGTAACTGGTTCGATTGGCCGCATTATAAGGTCTTTGTAAACGACCCTGATCATATCGGTAATGCTGCAAGTAATAATAACAGGGGAGGTGCGGCAGACTGGTATTGCTATCGTCTTGCGGAGACTTATCTCCTTCGTGCTGAAGCTGAATTTTACAAAGGAGACATAGGTGCAGCAACTGCAGATGTGAATGTTGTAAGACAAAGAGCGCGATGCCAGCAGTTATGCACGACTGTCACTATTGGCGATATTGTCAATGAACGTGCACGTGAACTATGGATGGAAGAATGGCGGCACATGGAGTTAAGTCGCATATCCTACAGCCTGGCCCTGAGTGGCAAGCCTGATGAATGGGGCAATACCTACAATGCAGCAACCCTTTCTGACAACAGTTACTGGTATCAGCGCATACAGCACTACAGCAATTACTACAACAAAAACAAAGTGACCGTAAAGGGCAGATCCTATACAATGGCTCCTCATAACATCTATTGGCCAATCCCTCAATCAGCTATTGATGCCAACCTCTATGGGAAACTAAGCCAGAATCCTGGCTATAACGGTTATACCCCTGGAACAGAGATGTGGACGAAATGGGAAGATGCTGTAAATGACGAAGATAAAAAGTAA
- a CDS encoding response regulator produces MTESILIIDDNEDILEFLSVVLKDSYTLHLAADGEIAQSILDKEIIHLIISDIMMPGIDGLELCKLIKSNVEYCHIPVILLTSRNTHQAHIEGLEVGADAYIQKPFSTELLQIQIANLLTNRRKIKEHFASSPFEDVRIMAHSKTDEAFLKKLDEYISNNIKDPNIDIDMLAGHMFMSRTTLYRKIKFLSSLSPKELIDLTRLKKAATLIACNEFSLYEISKMVGYSSQSLFSRNFSKYFKMSPNEYANSLPRE; encoded by the coding sequence ATGACTGAAAGTATTCTTATTATTGACGATAATGAAGATATCCTGGAGTTCCTGTCTGTAGTTTTAAAAGACTCCTATACCTTGCATCTTGCTGCCGACGGAGAAATTGCACAAAGCATTTTAGACAAAGAGATCATCCACCTCATCATATCTGATATTATGATGCCGGGTATTGACGGGCTTGAGTTGTGCAAGCTCATTAAATCCAATGTGGAATACTGTCATATCCCTGTTATTTTACTAACATCCAGGAACACCCATCAAGCGCACATAGAAGGGCTGGAAGTAGGTGCAGATGCTTATATCCAAAAACCATTCTCTACAGAGTTGCTGCAGATCCAGATTGCCAACCTGCTTACAAACCGCCGTAAAATAAAAGAGCATTTTGCCAGTTCGCCTTTTGAAGATGTAAGGATAATGGCACATTCCAAAACAGATGAAGCCTTTCTGAAGAAACTGGACGAATATATCAGCAACAATATTAAAGACCCTAACATTGATATTGATATGCTTGCCGGGCACATGTTCATGAGCCGCACTACACTGTATCGAAAGATCAAATTCTTATCCTCACTATCTCCAAAAGAACTAATTGACCTTACGCGCCTTAAAAAAGCGGCTACTTTAATTGCCTGCAATGAATTTTCATTGTATGAAATTTCAAAGATGGTGGGTTATAGCTCGCAAAGCCTTTTCAGCCGTAATTTTTCGAAATATTTCAAAATGTCACCGAATGAATATGCGAATTCATTGCCAAGGGAGTAA